The following coding sequences are from one Arachis hypogaea cultivar Tifrunner chromosome 7, arahy.Tifrunner.gnm2.J5K5, whole genome shotgun sequence window:
- the LOC112701349 gene encoding uncharacterized protein has product MTSLLKKQGIIHKVVTSYHPKTNGQAKASNREIKRILEKIVKPHKKDWRRAGIERKLLLQELECLRLKAYENSRLYKEKVKAVHDNNIKRREFRVGDLVLLYNSRLRLMPANLRSRWEGPYMVEKVELYGVFYLSYPSSPNFFKVNGHRLKQYHGEKLERNKELEIFLLKDPAQEED; this is encoded by the exons atgACAAGTCTGTTGAAGAAGCAAGGCATCATTCACAAGGTGGTGACATCTTACCATCCcaagaccaatgggcaagccaagGCGTCAAACAGGGAGATCAAGCGCATATTAGAGAAGATTGTGAAGCCTCACAAGAAGGACTGGA GGAGAGCCGGCATTGAAAGGAagctgctactacaagaattagaGTGCCTTCGACTGAAGGCATATGAGAACTCACGGCTCTACAAGGAAAAGGTGAAAGCGGTGCATGACAAtaatatcaagagaagagagtttagagTTGGGGATCTGGTCCTTCTCTATAACTCAaggctgagactcatgccagcaaacttgagatcaaggtgggaaggaccTTACATGGTGGAAAAGGTTGAGCTTTATGGCGTCTTCTATCTGAGTTATCCGTCAAGCCCCAACTTCTTCAAGGTGAATGGCCACCGCTTGAAGCAATACCATGGTGAGAAGTTGGAAAGAAACAAGGAGTTGGAGATCTTTCTCTTGAAAGATCCAGCACAAGAAGAGGACTAG